In one window of Desulfuromonas sp. KJ2020 DNA:
- a CDS encoding AMP-binding protein — protein MNDLLHFTVGDLLDDTTRRFPENDALVYPDRGLRLSYQEFNALCNRVAKGLYQLGIRKGDHVSIWATNVPEWVILQFATAKIGAVLVTVNTSYKSAELEYVLNQSDSTTLFLVQGFKDTDYVETTYRVVPELKETAPGSLQTEKLPNLKNVIFIGEAPPAGMMNFRDLEKLGEGMSDADLTAVGATLDEHDVINMQYTSGTTGFPKGVMLTHHNLVNNGFYIGECMKFTEKDRLCVPVPFFHCFGCVLAVLASVTHGATMVPVESFNPEAVLKAIEAEKCTAVHGVPTMFIAELDHPAFHKYDLSTLRTGIMAGSPCPIEVMKRVMRDMHASEITITYGQTESSPGITMTRTDDPIELRVATVGRAMPNVEVKIADIETGESLPPGKQGELCTRGYHVMKGYYKMPEETAKAIDAEGWLHTGDLAVMDENGYCKITGRIKQMIIRGGENIYPREIEEFLYSHPKIADVQVYGVPDRKYGEQVMAAIKLKEGAKCTEEEIKDFCRGRIANYKIPVYIKFVDEYPMTASGKIQKFKLREMAIKELHLEDAAAVETA, from the coding sequence ATGAATGACTTGCTGCACTTTACCGTTGGGGACTTGCTTGACGACACGACCCGGCGTTTTCCCGAGAACGACGCCCTTGTTTATCCTGACCGGGGGCTGCGCCTCTCCTACCAGGAGTTCAATGCACTGTGCAACAGGGTGGCCAAGGGGTTGTATCAGCTGGGCATCCGCAAGGGTGACCATGTTTCGATCTGGGCCACCAACGTTCCCGAGTGGGTGATCCTGCAGTTCGCGACCGCCAAAATTGGCGCCGTTCTGGTCACCGTGAACACGAGCTACAAGTCGGCAGAGCTTGAATACGTCCTCAACCAGTCCGATTCCACCACCCTGTTTCTGGTCCAGGGTTTCAAAGACACCGATTACGTGGAGACCACCTACCGGGTTGTTCCCGAGCTGAAGGAGACCGCACCCGGCTCCTTGCAGACCGAAAAGCTGCCGAACCTCAAGAACGTCATCTTTATCGGCGAGGCGCCCCCCGCCGGCATGATGAATTTCCGTGATCTGGAAAAGCTGGGGGAGGGCATGAGCGATGCTGACCTGACCGCCGTTGGCGCGACCCTGGATGAGCACGACGTCATCAATATGCAGTACACCTCCGGCACCACCGGCTTTCCCAAGGGGGTCATGCTGACCCATCACAACCTGGTCAATAACGGTTTCTATATCGGTGAGTGCATGAAGTTCACGGAGAAGGACCGTCTATGTGTGCCGGTGCCCTTCTTCCACTGTTTCGGCTGCGTGTTGGCGGTGCTGGCCAGTGTGACTCATGGCGCGACCATGGTGCCGGTGGAATCCTTCAATCCCGAAGCGGTCCTCAAGGCCATTGAGGCAGAAAAGTGCACGGCCGTCCATGGGGTGCCGACCATGTTTATCGCCGAACTGGATCATCCGGCTTTTCATAAGTATGACCTATCCACCCTGCGCACGGGCATCATGGCCGGCTCTCCCTGTCCCATTGAGGTGATGAAGCGGGTCATGCGCGACATGCACGCCAGCGAAATTACCATTACCTACGGACAGACGGAGTCTTCGCCCGGCATCACCATGACCCGGACGGATGATCCCATTGAACTGCGGGTGGCCACGGTCGGTCGGGCGATGCCCAATGTCGAGGTCAAGATTGCCGATATTGAAACAGGAGAGAGCCTGCCACCCGGGAAACAGGGCGAGCTTTGCACCCGCGGCTACCATGTCATGAAGGGCTACTACAAAATGCCCGAAGAGACGGCCAAAGCCATCGATGCGGAGGGCTGGCTGCATACGGGAGATCTGGCCGTTATGGACGAAAACGGCTACTGCAAAATTACCGGCCGTATCAAGCAGATGATTATTCGCGGCGGTGAAAATATCTATCCGCGGGAAATTGAAGAATTCCTTTATTCCCATCCCAAAATTGCCGATGTCCAGGTCTACGGGGTTCCTGACCGCAAATATGGCGAGCAGGTCATGGCCGCCATCAAGCTCAAAGAGGGGGCCAAATGCACGGAGGAGGAAATCAAGGATTTCTGCCGGGGTCGTATCGCCAATTACAAAATTCCCGTCTATATCAAGTTTGTGGACGAATACCCCATGACGGCCAGCGGCAAGATTCAGAAGTTCAAGCTGCGTGAAATGGCCATCAAGGAATTGCACCTGGAGGATGCCGCCGCCGTGGAAACGGCCTGA
- a CDS encoding ammonia-forming cytochrome c nitrite reductase subunit c552, with translation MKEEFKRIGKVLLTMSAAVLLLAGCQPEKAEMVRPVEIPAGEIDPEVWGKAYPVHYDLWKKTEEPLPAGKSKYRPGFDADRVTYDKLSAYPYLALLFNGWGFGVEYNEPRGHAYMVRDQLEIDSSRIGAGGVCLTCKTPYAPKLEKEMGVNYYKNPFMDVLHEIPEKHHELGVACIDCHDPKDMSLNLSREFTLGKGLDALGTEEGKLSHQQMRTLVCAQCHVTYNIVKDENKKSVGIYFPWQESQLGKITIENIIAQFRKDPTIREWKQSVTGFALPFIRHPEFELFSNDSVHWMAGASCTDCHMPYTKVGSAKVSDHRVASPLKADLKACQQCHAEGADWLRQRVYAIQDRTVSMQIRAGYATATVAKLFELTHQAQADGKKIDQDLYDQAKEHYIDAFFRNLFIGAENSMGFHNPPEAARVLSDAVAFAGKAEGLLRQALAQAGVSLPANIDLELEKYLHDRGKNKVPFRPEQVVEDPFGNQEKLTGKQI, from the coding sequence ATGAAAGAGGAATTTAAACGAATCGGCAAAGTGCTGCTGACGATGTCCGCAGCGGTATTGCTGCTGGCCGGCTGCCAGCCGGAAAAAGCGGAAATGGTGCGCCCGGTAGAGATCCCGGCCGGCGAGATTGACCCGGAAGTCTGGGGTAAGGCCTATCCCGTTCATTATGACCTGTGGAAAAAAACCGAAGAACCTTTGCCCGCCGGCAAGAGTAAATATCGTCCCGGCTTTGATGCCGATCGGGTGACCTATGACAAGCTCTCGGCCTATCCTTACCTGGCCCTGCTGTTTAATGGTTGGGGCTTCGGCGTTGAATATAATGAACCACGCGGCCATGCCTACATGGTCCGCGATCAGTTGGAAATCGATTCCTCCCGTATCGGTGCTGGCGGCGTCTGCCTCACCTGTAAGACCCCCTACGCGCCCAAACTCGAAAAAGAAATGGGCGTCAACTACTACAAAAACCCCTTTATGGATGTTCTGCACGAGATTCCTGAAAAGCACCATGAATTGGGTGTGGCCTGTATCGACTGTCACGACCCCAAGGATATGTCCCTGAACCTTTCTCGCGAATTTACCCTGGGCAAAGGTCTCGATGCCCTCGGAACCGAGGAAGGCAAATTGAGCCATCAGCAGATGCGCACCCTGGTCTGCGCTCAGTGCCACGTGACCTACAATATCGTTAAGGACGAAAACAAGAAATCCGTCGGTATCTATTTCCCCTGGCAGGAAAGCCAGTTGGGCAAGATCACCATCGAAAATATTATTGCCCAGTTCCGCAAAGATCCGACAATCCGGGAGTGGAAACAGTCCGTAACGGGCTTCGCGCTTCCCTTTATCCGTCACCCTGAATTTGAGCTTTTCTCCAACGACAGCGTGCACTGGATGGCTGGCGCCTCCTGTACGGACTGCCACATGCCTTATACCAAGGTGGGTTCGGCCAAAGTCTCTGACCACCGGGTTGCCAGCCCCCTCAAGGCCGACTTGAAGGCCTGCCAGCAGTGCCATGCCGAGGGCGCCGACTGGCTGCGCCAGCGCGTCTATGCCATCCAGGATCGCACCGTTTCCATGCAGATCCGTGCCGGTTACGCTACGGCCACCGTCGCCAAGCTTTTTGAGCTGACCCATCAGGCCCAGGCCGACGGCAAGAAGATCGATCAGGACCTGTATGACCAAGCCAAGGAACATTACATTGATGCCTTTTTCCGCAACCTCTTCATCGGGGCGGAGAACTCCATGGGCTTCCATAATCCGCCCGAAGCAGCCCGCGTGCTGAGTGACGCTGTGGCCTTTGCCGGCAAAGCCGAGGGACTGCTGAGACAGGCCCTGGCTCAGGCCGGGGTGAGCCTGCCCGCCAATATCGATCTGGAACTGGAGAAATATCTCCATGATCGCGGCAAGAACAAGGTGCCTTTCCGGCCCGAACAGGTGGTGGAAGATCCCTTTGGGAACCAGGAAAAACTGACGGGCAAACAAATCTGA
- the nrfH gene encoding cytochrome c nitrite reductase small subunit: MAKKNMMILLVVLVVAAGIGLFVLFGPPRVLAKSGEPDFCASCHVMEAEYVAWSYTGAHRTLKCVDCHLPNQNKFAHYVWKSIDGLKDAWFFYSGRVSERIELTEHGGEVLQANCIRCHSGTVSMISTQAECWSCHRGTQHRLSGTIETL; this comes from the coding sequence ATGGCAAAAAAGAACATGATGATTTTACTGGTTGTATTGGTCGTCGCGGCAGGGATCGGTCTCTTTGTGCTGTTCGGCCCCCCTCGGGTCCTGGCCAAGAGTGGGGAACCTGATTTCTGCGCCAGTTGCCATGTGATGGAAGCCGAATATGTGGCCTGGTCTTATACCGGAGCACACCGGACGCTCAAGTGTGTGGATTGTCACCTGCCCAATCAGAACAAATTTGCGCATTATGTCTGGAAGTCGATTGATGGGCTCAAGGACGCCTGGTTCTTTTACAGCGGACGCGTATCCGAGCGTATTGAATTGACCGAACACGGTGGTGAGGTCTTGCAGGCCAATTGTATCCGCTGCCACAGCGGCACCGTTTCGATGATTTCGACCCAGGCCGAATGCTGGAGCTGCCACCGCGGAACCCAGCATCGTCTCAGTGGAACAATTGAAACGCTTTGA
- a CDS encoding sigma-54-dependent Fis family transcriptional regulator, translating to MKTGFSPDIFEQIVAHMVEGVIFLDGEDTIRVCNPAAERIRGVRADRIIGKSILSIHPANMHHRIRELIANLKSGRYAAVNRSIQVKNRFFDNSYSGIRNPEGQYIGTLLISRDITESKLLAEQNHQLRHSLLDTGNDGPLVAQSRGMQHVVEMVQAVAGIDSTVLIVGESGTGKERIVDLLHRLSPRLQRPLIRVNCAALPENLIESELFGHQRGAFTGAVDHAKGKFVQADGGTLFLDEIGELPLTAQAKMLRAIQSRAVQPLGSDREIQVNVRIVAATNRNLAQEVQEGRFREDLYYRLNVITMEVPPLRDRYEDILPLTEIFVQQLARQMGKPVPIVSAELRTFLAGHPLPGNVRQLKHALERAVALNRTGTLTVADLPPDLQSAGRIDCNTLLAGDQALKEALGNFERAYIVRALETHQGRKTATAESLGISRKGLWEKMQRYGILEASP from the coding sequence ATGAAGACGGGGTTTTCTCCGGATATTTTTGAACAGATTGTCGCCCACATGGTTGAGGGGGTCATTTTTCTCGACGGCGAAGATACTATTCGTGTTTGTAACCCGGCGGCTGAGCGTATCCGAGGAGTGCGTGCCGACCGCATCATCGGCAAATCGATCCTCTCTATTCATCCCGCCAATATGCATCATCGCATTCGTGAGCTGATTGCCAATCTGAAAAGTGGCCGTTACGCCGCGGTCAATCGCAGTATTCAGGTTAAAAACCGGTTTTTTGATAATTCTTATTCGGGCATTCGGAACCCTGAGGGCCAGTACATCGGCACCCTGCTGATCAGCCGTGATATCACGGAGAGCAAGCTGCTGGCGGAACAGAATCATCAACTCAGGCATTCGCTGCTCGATACCGGCAACGACGGCCCGCTGGTGGCGCAGAGCCGAGGCATGCAACATGTTGTAGAGATGGTGCAGGCCGTTGCCGGTATCGACTCGACGGTTCTGATCGTGGGCGAAAGCGGGACGGGCAAGGAGCGCATCGTCGATTTGCTTCATCGCCTCAGCCCCCGTCTTCAGCGGCCGCTGATTCGGGTCAATTGTGCGGCTTTGCCGGAAAACCTGATTGAATCGGAACTTTTCGGCCACCAGCGTGGCGCCTTCACCGGCGCCGTGGACCACGCCAAGGGTAAATTCGTCCAGGCGGACGGTGGGACCCTGTTTCTGGATGAAATTGGCGAGCTGCCGTTGACCGCGCAGGCCAAAATGCTCAGGGCGATTCAGTCCCGGGCGGTGCAGCCGTTGGGAAGCGACCGGGAAATTCAGGTGAATGTGCGCATCGTGGCGGCGACCAATCGTAATCTGGCGCAGGAGGTTCAGGAGGGCCGTTTTCGCGAGGATCTCTATTACCGGCTTAACGTCATCACCATGGAAGTGCCGCCCTTGCGGGATCGCTATGAAGATATTCTGCCCCTGACGGAAATCTTCGTGCAGCAGCTGGCTCGTCAGATGGGTAAACCGGTTCCGATCGTATCCGCCGAACTGCGTACTTTCCTCGCCGGCCATCCGCTTCCCGGTAACGTTCGACAGCTCAAGCACGCCCTTGAACGGGCTGTGGCCTTGAATCGCACGGGCACATTAACCGTGGCGGACCTGCCCCCCGACCTGCAGTCGGCAGGGCGCATCGATTGCAATACCCTTTTAGCGGGTGACCAAGCCCTGAAAGAAGCCCTGGGGAATTTCGAGAGGGCTTATATTGTGCGGGCCCTTGAAACCCATCAGGGCCGCAAGACGGCGACGGCTGAAAGTCTTGGAATCTCACGAAAAGGCCTGTGGGAAAAAATGCAGCGGTACGGAATCCTGGAGGCGTCACCTTGA
- a CDS encoding SPOR domain-containing protein: MTDKNDFDFEEESEEAGPDMDEGGFDFDEPLPDEGVEVAGKKKSSAPMLLLVLLLVAVGAGAYYYFFMLPPVAPPVTAKVAKKQPIAVPARPAESKAKPSKAAAEKAKEPTAQQTADASKKATVDADQAPADAKTAQPSSDTQAPASKVAPSKQPTAEAQVTAAKPAEQTKEVTTAPAVKAAAPAAKTAEVAPAASEKTSADSAAVASVTAPAASDARYTIQAGAYTRNASLERAKKMVQDLGYEPQVKAVQRQVDMIRLRLGAFYPDEGRQKLQEILPLAPDAFAVQKGELMVIYAASFQDKKRADRFAASLKEKGLHVDEERSPVDLKMMLISFGQFSDKAKAQEAAAAAQKVGLETMITALAN, translated from the coding sequence ATGACAGACAAGAACGACTTCGATTTTGAAGAAGAATCCGAAGAGGCAGGGCCGGACATGGATGAGGGGGGCTTCGATTTTGACGAACCCCTGCCGGACGAAGGTGTCGAGGTGGCCGGCAAGAAGAAAAGCTCCGCACCGATGCTTCTGCTGGTCCTGCTGCTGGTAGCGGTAGGGGCGGGAGCTTATTATTATTTCTTTATGCTGCCGCCTGTGGCGCCGCCTGTAACGGCCAAGGTTGCCAAGAAGCAACCGATCGCGGTGCCTGCCCGACCGGCGGAATCCAAGGCCAAGCCAAGCAAGGCTGCAGCGGAGAAAGCAAAAGAGCCCACGGCTCAGCAGACGGCAGATGCATCGAAGAAGGCCACTGTGGATGCAGATCAGGCGCCTGCTGATGCCAAAACGGCTCAGCCTTCCTCCGATACTCAGGCGCCCGCCTCCAAGGTGGCTCCTTCCAAGCAGCCGACCGCCGAGGCCCAGGTGACAGCCGCCAAACCAGCTGAACAAACCAAGGAGGTGACTACCGCGCCGGCGGTGAAAGCCGCAGCCCCGGCCGCCAAGACTGCCGAAGTGGCACCGGCGGCGAGCGAGAAAACATCGGCCGACTCTGCTGCGGTTGCCTCCGTAACAGCCCCGGCCGCCTCCGACGCTCGTTATACCATTCAGGCGGGAGCCTATACCCGCAACGCCAGTCTGGAGAGAGCCAAGAAGATGGTGCAGGACTTGGGGTACGAACCTCAGGTCAAGGCGGTCCAGCGCCAGGTGGATATGATCCGTCTTCGCCTCGGGGCCTTTTATCCTGATGAGGGGCGTCAGAAATTGCAGGAGATTCTTCCTCTCGCTCCCGATGCCTTTGCCGTCCAGAAGGGGGAGTTGATGGTGATTTACGCGGCTTCCTTTCAGGACAAGAAGCGCGCTGATCGTTTCGCCGCTTCTTTGAAAGAAAAAGGTCTTCACGTCGATGAAGAGCGCAGTCCTGTCGATCTGAAAATGATGCTGATCAGCTTCGGCCAATTTTCGGATAAGGCCAAAGCACAGGAAGCCGCCGCGGCAGCGCAAAAGGTCGGCCTTGAAACCATGATTACCGCCCTTGCCAACTAG
- the fusA gene encoding elongation factor G: MGKYDTAKLRNLGIVAHGGAGKTSLTEAILFNTGMTDRLGKVDDGTSNMDFEPEEIKRHITISSSLHHCEWNGHSLHIVDTPGYTNFLHDTRNCMRVLGGAVLIVSAISGVKAQTQKIWEWAEEFEVPRIAFVNKMDRERADFLRAVDDMEKTLSSRAVIVTMPMGAEADFKGTIDLVHMKARFYAFDQKGTFEEKDVPAEYLEEANRLRSLLVEAVADADDALMEKYLEEETLSIEDILLGLREGTLTGVFTPVFCGSALVNVGVRQLLDYIVRCLPSPLDKGIQVGKNPKTGDLEERSPSEEEPFSAMVFKTISDPFTGKLTLFRVYSGTLNSDSSVYNPNRETTERIGQIFELEGKKQKAIDVAAAGDIVAVPKLKVTMTGDTLCDAGKPILYESPLPLTPVISFAIEAKSKNDEDKIHNALQRLTEEDPTLRIHRDEETHEMILEGMGQVHLEVTVEKMKRKYGVEVELKQPKVPYHETIKGKAKLQSKYKKQSGGRGQYADVWLEIEPLPRGGGFEFVDKVVGGVVPRQYIPAVEKGAQEAMQQGTLGGFPVVDVKVTLFDGSHHSVDSSEMAFKIAGSMGFKKGMEQASPVLLEPIMHMEITVPDDCIGDIIGDMNSRRGKVLGVEPKANSQVIAVQVPMAEVLKYAPELRSMTSDRGLFTMSFSHYEEVPTHLTAKILADVKKAE; encoded by the coding sequence ATGGGAAAGTACGATACTGCAAAGCTGAGGAACCTGGGAATTGTAGCGCACGGAGGAGCGGGCAAGACCTCGTTGACCGAGGCCATCCTGTTTAACACCGGCATGACCGACCGGCTTGGCAAGGTGGATGACGGCACCTCCAACATGGATTTCGAGCCGGAAGAAATCAAACGGCACATCACCATCAGTTCCAGTCTGCATCACTGTGAGTGGAATGGCCACAGCCTGCATATCGTCGACACCCCTGGCTACACCAACTTTCTGCATGACACCCGCAACTGCATGCGCGTACTTGGCGGCGCGGTTCTTATCGTCTCCGCCATTTCAGGCGTCAAGGCCCAAACCCAAAAGATCTGGGAGTGGGCTGAGGAGTTTGAAGTACCCCGTATCGCCTTCGTCAACAAAATGGACAGGGAGCGTGCCGATTTTCTGCGGGCCGTGGATGACATGGAAAAAACCCTGTCAAGCCGCGCTGTCATTGTCACCATGCCCATGGGGGCTGAGGCTGATTTCAAGGGGACCATTGACCTGGTCCACATGAAGGCCCGTTTTTACGCATTTGACCAGAAAGGGACCTTCGAAGAGAAGGACGTCCCCGCGGAGTATCTGGAGGAGGCCAACCGGCTGCGGAGCCTGCTCGTGGAAGCGGTCGCCGATGCCGACGATGCACTCATGGAAAAATACCTGGAGGAAGAGACTCTTTCCATCGAGGATATTCTGCTTGGTCTGCGGGAGGGAACCCTGACCGGGGTCTTTACCCCGGTCTTTTGCGGCAGCGCCCTGGTCAATGTCGGTGTGCGGCAGCTTCTCGACTACATCGTGCGGTGCCTCCCCTCGCCGCTGGACAAGGGTATCCAGGTGGGGAAAAATCCAAAAACGGGTGATCTGGAAGAGCGCTCTCCCAGCGAGGAAGAGCCTTTTTCCGCCATGGTGTTCAAGACCATCAGCGACCCCTTTACGGGCAAGCTCACCCTTTTCAGGGTGTACTCGGGGACGCTGAACTCCGATTCGTCGGTGTACAACCCCAACCGGGAAACGACAGAACGCATCGGTCAGATCTTTGAGCTCGAGGGCAAAAAGCAGAAGGCGATCGACGTGGCCGCTGCGGGGGATATCGTCGCTGTTCCCAAACTCAAGGTCACTATGACGGGGGACACCCTCTGCGATGCCGGCAAACCCATCCTCTATGAAAGCCCTCTGCCGCTGACCCCCGTCATATCCTTCGCCATCGAGGCAAAGAGCAAAAACGATGAAGACAAGATCCATAATGCTTTGCAGCGACTGACCGAAGAAGACCCCACTCTGCGCATCCACCGGGATGAAGAGACCCATGAAATGATTCTCGAAGGCATGGGGCAGGTTCATCTTGAAGTGACGGTGGAAAAGATGAAACGCAAATACGGGGTGGAGGTCGAACTCAAGCAGCCCAAGGTGCCCTACCACGAGACGATCAAGGGCAAGGCTAAACTGCAGAGCAAGTACAAGAAACAGTCGGGCGGTCGGGGGCAGTACGCCGATGTCTGGCTGGAGATCGAGCCGCTGCCGCGCGGCGGCGGTTTCGAATTTGTCGACAAGGTTGTAGGCGGGGTCGTGCCCAGGCAGTATATCCCCGCCGTCGAAAAGGGCGCGCAGGAAGCCATGCAGCAAGGCACCCTGGGGGGCTTCCCGGTGGTAGACGTCAAAGTGACTCTGTTCGACGGTTCCCATCACTCGGTCGATTCCTCCGAAATGGCCTTTAAAATCGCTGGCTCCATGGGCTTCAAAAAAGGAATGGAGCAGGCCAGCCCGGTTCTGCTGGAACCGATCATGCACATGGAAATTACCGTTCCCGATGATTGTATCGGGGACATCATTGGGGATATGAACTCGCGTCGCGGCAAGGTGCTCGGGGTCGAACCCAAAGCGAACAGCCAGGTCATTGCCGTGCAGGTGCCCATGGCCGAGGTCCTTAAGTATGCCCCGGAGCTTCGTTCCATGACGTCGGACCGGGGACTGTTCACCATGAGTTTTTCGCACTACGAAGAGGTGCCCACCCATTTGACGGCAAAAATTCTTGCGGATGTGAAAAAAGCCGAATAA
- a CDS encoding type III pantothenate kinase, which produces MLLVIDVGNSNTVLGMYREEELVRSWRVTTDKSRTVDEYAMIIHELFHLSGIHFTDIKDVIVSCVVPPMLNTLEGLCRDYFKLKPYVVGPGIKTGMPIQYENPREVGADRIVNAVAAFEKKRRCLIIVDFGTATTFDFISARGEYQGGAIAPGMGISAEALFERASKLPRVEFSRPPQVIAKNTVNSMQSGIFYGYAGLVDGIVERMKQESNEEPYVMATGGLAEQIATASQTIDEVDPFLTLEGLRIIYERNRG; this is translated from the coding sequence ATGCTGCTGGTTATTGATGTAGGCAATTCCAATACAGTTCTGGGAATGTACCGGGAGGAAGAACTGGTTCGCAGCTGGCGGGTGACCACCGACAAGTCACGAACCGTGGATGAATACGCCATGATCATCCACGAACTGTTCCATCTCTCCGGCATCCATTTCACCGATATCAAGGATGTTATCGTTTCCTGCGTGGTACCGCCCATGCTCAATACGCTGGAAGGGCTGTGCCGGGATTACTTCAAACTCAAGCCCTACGTGGTCGGGCCGGGCATCAAGACGGGGATGCCCATTCAATACGAAAACCCCCGAGAGGTCGGCGCCGATCGCATCGTCAATGCCGTGGCCGCTTTTGAAAAGAAGCGACGCTGCCTGATTATCGTCGATTTCGGCACGGCGACCACCTTTGATTTCATTTCCGCCCGAGGCGAGTACCAGGGTGGCGCCATCGCCCCCGGGATGGGGATTTCGGCCGAAGCCCTCTTCGAGCGGGCCAGCAAGCTGCCGCGGGTGGAATTCTCTCGTCCGCCCCAGGTGATCGCCAAGAACACCGTCAACAGCATGCAGTCCGGCATTTTTTATGGCTATGCCGGCCTGGTGGACGGCATCGTGGAGCGTATGAAGCAGGAGTCGAACGAAGAACCGTACGTCATGGCTACGGGCGGCCTGGCCGAACAGATCGCCACCGCTTCCCAGACGATCGACGAAGTCGACCCCTTTCTCACTCTGGAAGGCCTGCGGATCATTTACGAACGCAACCGAGGGTGA
- a CDS encoding biotin--[acetyl-CoA-carboxylase] ligase — protein MNTPGTRDAILRVFRQRKGQFVSGEEISQTLGISRTAVWKHIGLLREQGYGIESAASRGYRLTQTPDTLIPAEIQANLETSCIGREVVLLEETDSTNRVAHEYGKAGAEEGLVIIADQQTAGKGRLGRPWASPQGVNLYTSILLRPSILPRWATQLTFLSSVAVARAIEDLSGLHPQVKWPNDVLIDGKKVAGILNEIDAEMEGIHYLVMGIGVNLNMTKAQFPDDLRYPATSLALETGRDISRLAFARVLYRELDALYKTYLQEGFKPIAAAWSRFFAWQGKMVEVDFQDRRLQGTVTGIDTDGALLLRLDSGATERVLAGDVRPL, from the coding sequence ATGAACACACCAGGAACCCGCGACGCCATCCTTCGTGTTTTTCGCCAAAGGAAGGGCCAGTTCGTCTCCGGCGAGGAAATAAGTCAGACCCTCGGTATTTCCCGCACGGCCGTCTGGAAGCATATCGGGTTGCTGAGGGAGCAGGGGTACGGTATCGAATCGGCCGCCTCGCGGGGATACCGTTTGACGCAGACGCCCGATACGCTCATTCCGGCGGAAATTCAGGCTAACCTGGAGACAAGCTGCATTGGACGGGAAGTTGTTCTCCTTGAAGAGACCGACTCCACTAACCGGGTTGCCCACGAATACGGCAAGGCCGGCGCCGAAGAAGGTCTGGTGATCATCGCCGACCAGCAGACGGCTGGCAAAGGGCGCCTGGGCCGACCCTGGGCCTCCCCCCAGGGGGTCAACCTCTACACCAGTATTCTTTTGCGCCCTTCGATCCTCCCGCGCTGGGCCACCCAGTTAACCTTTCTCTCTTCCGTGGCTGTCGCCCGGGCGATTGAAGACTTAAGCGGTCTTCACCCCCAGGTCAAGTGGCCCAATGACGTGCTGATTGACGGCAAAAAAGTGGCCGGCATTCTCAACGAAATCGACGCCGAGATGGAAGGAATCCACTATCTGGTGATGGGCATTGGTGTCAACCTCAACATGACGAAGGCCCAGTTCCCGGACGACCTGCGCTACCCGGCGACCTCCCTGGCTTTAGAGACCGGCAGGGATATCTCGCGCCTGGCTTTTGCCCGGGTTCTCTACCGGGAATTGGATGCTCTCTACAAAACCTATCTGCAAGAGGGCTTCAAGCCCATCGCGGCAGCCTGGAGCCGTTTTTTTGCCTGGCAGGGCAAAATGGTCGAGGTCGATTTTCAGGATCGCCGCCTGCAGGGAACCGTCACCGGGATTGACACGGATGGCGCCCTGCTGCTGCGGCTCGATTCCGGCGCCACCGAACGGGTGCTGGCTGGCGACGTTCGCCCTTTGTGA
- the nadC gene encoding carboxylating nicotinate-nucleotide diphosphorylase gives MFEIDHIIRNALQEDIGLGDVTTLATVEAQTQSRAELVAKEDFILSGIDVCGRVFSLLDAGIAFEKLKEDGQAVRRGEVLAWLRGSAAVLLQGERVALNLLQRMSGIATQTSLFVKAVAGTKATIVDTRKTTPGLRVLEKYSVRMGGGRNHRTSLYDGVLIKENHVAAAGGIETAVRRARERVPHTLRIEVETRNLDEVKEALAAGADILLLDNMSLSELRESVALIAGRALCEASGGVNLETVRDIAETGVDLISVGALTHSSRAVDISMLFQ, from the coding sequence ATGTTTGAGATCGATCATATCATTCGCAATGCCCTGCAGGAGGACATCGGCCTCGGGGATGTCACCACGTTGGCCACCGTCGAGGCGCAAACGCAGAGTCGGGCCGAACTGGTCGCCAAGGAAGATTTTATCCTCAGCGGCATTGACGTGTGTGGCCGGGTTTTTTCCCTTCTCGATGCCGGTATCGCCTTTGAAAAACTTAAAGAGGACGGCCAGGCCGTTCGCCGTGGGGAAGTTCTCGCCTGGCTGCGGGGATCCGCTGCCGTGCTTCTGCAGGGTGAGCGGGTGGCGCTGAACCTTCTGCAGCGCATGAGCGGTATTGCTACCCAGACCTCCCTGTTCGTTAAGGCCGTGGCTGGGACCAAGGCGACCATTGTCGATACCCGTAAGACGACCCCTGGTTTGCGTGTTCTGGAAAAATATTCGGTGCGTATGGGCGGTGGCCGCAACCATCGGACCTCTCTTTATGACGGCGTTCTCATCAAGGAAAACCACGTGGCCGCGGCCGGAGGCATAGAAACGGCGGTTCGACGGGCGCGGGAGCGGGTGCCTCATACCCTCAGGATTGAAGTGGAAACCCGCAATCTGGATGAAGTGAAGGAGGCGCTGGCGGCTGGCGCCGATATCCTGCTCCTCGACAACATGTCGTTGAGCGAACTGCGCGAATCGGTCGCTCTTATTGCCGGTCGCGCGCTCTGTGAAGCCTCGGGCGGCGTCAATCTCGAAACAGTGCGGGATATTGCCGAAACCGGGGTGGATCTCATCTCCGTCGGGGCTCTTACCCACTCGAGCCGGGCGGTGGATATTTCCATGCTCTTCCAATAA